From Thermoflavifilum aggregans, a single genomic window includes:
- the trxA gene encoding thioredoxin, producing MALELTDANFKEEVLQSDQLHVIDFWAEWCGPCRAISPIIEELARDYEGKVKVGKVNVDHNPQLSLEYNITSIPAILFIKNGKVVDRQIGAVPRSVLEKKIQAHL from the coding sequence ATGGCTTTAGAACTTACAGATGCCAATTTCAAGGAAGAAGTGCTGCAGTCCGATCAGCTGCATGTCATTGATTTCTGGGCAGAATGGTGCGGACCCTGCCGGGCAATCAGTCCTATCATTGAAGAGCTGGCGCGCGATTATGAAGGAAAGGTGAAGGTGGGGAAGGTAAATGTGGATCATAATCCCCAGCTATCGTTGGAATACAATATCACCAGCATCCCGGCTATTCTGTTTATCAAAAACGGGAAAGTAGTAGATCGGCAAATCGGAGCCGTACCCCGTTCGGTGCTTGAGAAAAAGATTCAGGCGCATTTGTAA
- the dcd gene encoding dCTP deaminase translates to MILSDKRILEEIEKGNIVIEPFHREYLGSNSYDVHLGKYLAVYRDHELDAKKHNQIEEIEIPEEGYVLQPGILYLGVTQEYTETHAFVPFLEGKSSTGRLGIHIHATAGKGDVGFCNTWTLEISVVQPVRVYAGMPIGQLIYFPVDGEVINTYNRKPDAKYNQRTYKPVESMMWKNKF, encoded by the coding sequence ATGATTCTTTCCGACAAACGCATTCTGGAGGAAATTGAAAAAGGCAACATTGTTATTGAGCCTTTTCATCGGGAATATTTAGGCAGCAATTCCTACGATGTACATCTGGGCAAATACCTAGCCGTATATCGTGATCATGAACTGGATGCGAAAAAACACAACCAGATTGAAGAAATTGAAATACCTGAGGAAGGTTATGTATTGCAACCGGGCATTTTGTATCTCGGCGTAACGCAGGAGTACACGGAAACACATGCATTTGTACCTTTCCTGGAAGGGAAATCATCCACCGGCAGGCTGGGTATCCATATTCATGCAACAGCTGGTAAGGGTGATGTGGGGTTTTGCAATACCTGGACGCTGGAAATATCTGTTGTGCAGCCCGTACGTGTGTATGCAGGCATGCCTATTGGCCAGCTCATCTATTTCCCGGTTGATGGAGAAGTGATCAATACCTACAACCGCAAGCCCGATGCAAAGTATAACCAACGCACCTATAAGCCCGTGGAAAGCATGATGTGGAAAAATAAGTTCTGA
- a CDS encoding 4'-phosphopantetheinyl transferase family protein produces MPLIENIRLEAHARLGIWHITEDEQFFLPHVSLSREITHPHKRLQHIAGRYLLTRLCPSFPVEQIAILPSRKPVVPGHHYFFSIAHSRDYVAALISDHVPVGVDIEHKNPVVERIAPKFLSPDELSWLEERRRLLQLTLCWAAKEAVYKWYGLGGIDFRRDIRLQPFHVGPPGEIIARLVPLQTELMIRYQIQRSYCVAWTLGSGKELYKI; encoded by the coding sequence ATGCCGCTGATTGAAAACATTCGGCTGGAAGCGCATGCACGGTTGGGTATATGGCATATCACCGAGGATGAACAATTTTTTCTTCCACATGTATCGCTGAGCCGTGAAATCACTCATCCCCATAAACGCCTGCAGCATATTGCCGGGCGTTATTTGCTTACCAGGCTATGTCCATCTTTCCCTGTGGAGCAGATTGCCATTTTACCTTCGCGCAAACCGGTAGTTCCGGGGCATCATTATTTTTTTTCCATTGCTCATAGCCGGGATTATGTAGCAGCCCTGATCAGTGACCACGTGCCCGTGGGGGTGGATATTGAACATAAAAATCCGGTAGTGGAGCGGATAGCCCCCAAATTTCTTTCTCCGGATGAACTAAGCTGGCTGGAAGAACGTCGGCGCTTGCTGCAGCTAACGCTATGCTGGGCGGCCAAGGAAGCCGTGTACAAATGGTATGGGTTAGGCGGCATTGATTTCAGGCGTGATATCAGGCTGCAGCCGTTTCATGTGGGGCCTCCCGGCGAGATTATCGCCCGATTGGTACCTTTGCAGACGGAACTGATGATCAGATATCAAATCCAGCGTTCTTACTGTGTGGCGTGGACTTTGGGGTCAGGAAAGGAATTGTATAAAATCTGA
- a CDS encoding O-acetyl-ADP-ribose deacetylase translates to MARIHVIQGDITRLQVYAIVNAANSSLLGGGGVDGAIHRAAGPELLEACRKIGGCPTGEARITPGFRLPARYVIHAVGPVWHGGKHGEAELLASCYRHSLQLAADHGLKQIAFPAISTGAYGYPFDEASSIAIRTVKEWLAAHNMVEEVYFVLFSDHHYQRFQQFLHKEETSGR, encoded by the coding sequence ATGGCCAGGATACATGTCATTCAGGGTGATATTACCCGGCTGCAGGTCTATGCAATTGTGAATGCAGCCAACAGCAGCTTGCTGGGCGGTGGTGGGGTGGATGGTGCCATTCATCGGGCAGCGGGGCCTGAGCTGCTGGAGGCCTGCAGGAAAATAGGCGGATGCCCTACAGGTGAGGCCCGCATCACGCCCGGTTTCCGGCTACCTGCCCGATATGTGATCCATGCTGTGGGGCCCGTGTGGCATGGTGGAAAACATGGGGAAGCGGAATTGCTGGCTTCCTGCTATCGTCACAGCCTGCAGCTGGCTGCTGATCATGGTTTGAAGCAGATTGCCTTTCCTGCTATCAGCACTGGGGCATATGGCTATCCGTTCGATGAAGCCAGCAGCATTGCCATCCGTACGGTAAAAGAATGGTTGGCGGCGCACAACATGGTCGAAGAAGTTTATTTTGTGCTTTTTTCAGACCATCATTATCAGCGCTTTCAGCAGTTTCTTCACAAAGAAGAAACATCAGGCCGCTGA
- the truB gene encoding tRNA pseudouridine(55) synthase TruB produces MEQSLVTHPQDFTAGALLLVDKPLGWTSFDVVNKLKKLLHTKVGHSGTLDPLATGLLICCTGKKTRELASLQTLPKTYAGIFRLGAITPSDDLETEPEDHRPYEFIHDDLLQQTASEFLGIQQQLPPLYSAIKKQGMPLYRYARQGLQVDIEPRTVQIMRFDIVSVHLPFVHVEVQCSSGTYIRALARDFGNRLGCGAYLFALRRLAIGPYRVEQARTIQEWEKYIRQMKDSAA; encoded by the coding sequence ATGGAACAAAGTTTGGTTACGCATCCGCAGGATTTTACAGCCGGAGCTCTGCTGCTGGTGGATAAACCCCTGGGATGGACTTCATTTGATGTGGTGAACAAATTGAAAAAACTCCTCCATACCAAGGTAGGCCATAGCGGTACGCTCGATCCGCTGGCCACAGGCCTGCTGATTTGCTGCACCGGTAAGAAAACCCGCGAGCTTGCATCTTTGCAAACGCTTCCTAAAACTTATGCCGGCATTTTCCGGCTGGGAGCCATTACCCCCAGCGACGACCTGGAAACCGAACCCGAAGATCACAGACCCTACGAATTTATCCATGATGACTTGCTACAGCAGACAGCCAGTGAATTTCTGGGTATTCAGCAACAGCTTCCGCCGTTGTATTCAGCCATCAAAAAGCAGGGCATGCCGCTCTATCGGTATGCCCGCCAAGGATTGCAGGTGGACATAGAACCTCGCACGGTGCAGATCATGCGTTTTGATATTGTTTCTGTTCATCTACCTTTTGTACATGTGGAAGTCCAGTGCAGCAGTGGTACCTACATCCGTGCATTGGCACGGGATTTTGGAAACAGGCTTGGCTGCGGAGCCTATTTGTTTGCCCTACGCAGGCTGGCCATTGGCCCTTACCGGGTTGAGCAGGCTCGCACGATTCAGGAATGGGAAAAATATATCAGGCAGATGAAAGATTCAGCGGCCTGA
- a CDS encoding class I SAM-dependent methyltransferase — protein MAFAHHKDENLRFEQQVLNAEKYVLPFLQPDFEPATNQHVLEIGCGEGGVLKPFLLRGCRAVGVELVEYRLQLAKSFLKQYLDAGQLDLHCADIYHIQPENISDGGFDLVLLKDVIEHIPDQERLLGWLKRFLRPKGLLFIGFPPWYMPHGGHQQICEHKWLSLFPYLHLLPGKLYPNVLRWCGEQESTIQELLQVRSTGISIERLESIIKKQGYRIVRKQLYLINPIYQFKFGIKPVRQLPVVRSIPYLRDFVTTCAYYLLQPM, from the coding sequence ATGGCATTTGCACATCACAAGGATGAAAACCTGCGTTTTGAGCAGCAGGTACTGAATGCAGAAAAATATGTGTTGCCCTTTTTGCAGCCGGATTTTGAACCGGCAACAAACCAGCACGTGCTGGAAATAGGCTGTGGAGAAGGAGGTGTATTAAAGCCTTTTCTGCTGCGTGGTTGCCGGGCAGTAGGTGTGGAGCTGGTGGAATACCGGTTGCAGCTGGCAAAAAGCTTTCTAAAGCAATATCTGGATGCCGGACAGTTGGACCTCCATTGTGCAGATATTTATCATATTCAACCTGAAAACATCAGTGATGGCGGCTTTGATCTGGTATTGCTCAAAGATGTGATAGAACATATTCCTGATCAGGAACGCCTGCTGGGGTGGTTAAAACGGTTTCTTCGGCCGAAGGGTCTGCTGTTCATAGGCTTTCCTCCCTGGTATATGCCTCATGGTGGTCATCAGCAAATTTGCGAACACAAATGGCTGAGCCTGTTTCCGTATCTGCATTTGCTTCCCGGAAAGCTGTATCCCAATGTGTTGCGCTGGTGCGGCGAACAGGAAAGTACTATTCAAGAACTGCTGCAGGTCAGGTCCACAGGGATTTCCATTGAACGCTTGGAAAGTATTATCAAAAAACAAGGCTATCGCATTGTCCGGAAACAGTTGTATTTAATCAATCCCATTTATCAGTTTAAGTTTGGTATAAAACCTGTCCGGCAATTGCCTGTGGTTCGGTCTATTCCTTATCTGCGGGATTTTGTGACCACCTGTGCTTATTATTTGCTGCAGCCAATGTAA
- a CDS encoding NUDIX hydrolase, with translation MSFLNVRIYGVLVNEQQQVLVSDEFIRGNYFTKFPGGGLEFGEGTLDCLRREWQEELQQEIEIVRHLYTTDFFQISAFDNHSQILSIYYVVRAKSPFVAKAIEKPFDFPIPEGANDVTAPRWIPWNTFSEDSVSLPIDKIVARKIKRKGIEWLYTPED, from the coding sequence ATGAGCTTTCTGAACGTGCGGATTTACGGTGTACTGGTCAATGAACAGCAACAGGTGCTGGTGAGCGATGAATTTATCCGCGGCAATTATTTCACCAAATTCCCCGGCGGCGGACTGGAATTTGGTGAGGGTACGCTCGATTGCCTGCGCCGGGAATGGCAGGAAGAGTTACAACAGGAAATCGAAATTGTCAGACATCTGTATACAACCGATTTCTTCCAGATTTCTGCATTCGACAATCATTCACAAATCCTGTCCATCTATTATGTGGTCAGGGCAAAATCGCCTTTTGTGGCAAAGGCCATTGAAAAGCCCTTCGACTTCCCCATTCCCGAAGGAGCCAACGATGTGACTGCTCCCCGCTGGATTCCCTGGAACACATTTTCAGAGGATAGTGTGAGCCTGCCCATTGATAAGATAGTGGCCAGAAAAATAAAACGCAAAGGCATTGAATGGCTCTATACCCCGGAAGATTGA
- the dapF gene encoding diaminopimelate epimerase, translated as MQIPFWKYEGAGNDFILVDNRPGEIQLHTEQIQWLCDRHFGIGADGFILLLSAEGYDFAMQYFNADGRESTMCGNGGRCLADFAARLGLWKDRCSFLAIDGPHEAYRMENGWIALRMKDVDHIERSYDTAILNTGSPHLVKYVDHLDQVDVRTEGRKIRYSERFAREGINVNFIEYGQDALLIRTYERGVEDETLACGTGITAAALLAAGYEARPYRIPVQARGGRLEVHFKKIDDQHFTDIWLCGPAAPVFTGSIDLSSTAFQEFLQTL; from the coding sequence ATGCAAATCCCATTCTGGAAATACGAAGGCGCCGGCAACGATTTTATTCTGGTTGATAATCGCCCGGGCGAGATTCAGCTTCATACCGAACAAATCCAATGGCTTTGCGACCGGCATTTTGGCATAGGTGCTGATGGATTCATACTGTTGCTCAGCGCCGAAGGATATGACTTTGCCATGCAGTATTTTAATGCTGATGGGCGGGAAAGCACTATGTGCGGCAATGGTGGCCGCTGCCTGGCCGATTTTGCTGCCCGGCTCGGACTCTGGAAAGATCGTTGCAGCTTTCTTGCCATCGACGGGCCACACGAGGCGTACCGGATGGAAAACGGGTGGATAGCCCTGCGGATGAAAGATGTAGATCATATCGAACGGAGTTATGATACAGCTATTTTAAACACGGGCTCTCCCCATCTGGTAAAATATGTCGATCACCTGGATCAGGTTGATGTAAGAACAGAAGGACGTAAAATTCGCTACAGTGAGCGCTTTGCCCGCGAAGGTATCAATGTAAATTTTATTGAATATGGCCAGGATGCGCTGCTGATCCGCACGTACGAGCGTGGTGTGGAAGATGAAACCCTGGCCTGTGGCACCGGCATTACTGCTGCAGCCCTGCTGGCAGCCGGTTATGAAGCCCGCCCTTACCGCATTCCCGTGCAAGCCCGTGGTGGCCGTCTGGAAGTGCATTTTAAAAAAATCGATGATCAGCATTTTACCGATATCTGGCTGTGTGGCCCGGCCGCTCCAGTATTTACTGGCTCCATTGATCTTTCATCCACAGCATTTCAGGAATTTCTGCAAACCCTTTAA
- a CDS encoding nucleoside phosphorylase produces MIASSELILNERGAVYHLDLRPEEIAHTIITVGDPGRVPVVSRHFDRIEVQRSHREFVTHTGTIGNRRLTVISSGIGTDNIDIVLNELDALVNIDLQQRTRKPDHTSLQLFRLGTCGGLQADVPTDALVISTHGLGLDNLMHYYALAYSDEEQELIRAFISHAGWDHAPLKPYLVAADPDLLKSFTSEPHQLSPYHGITASCPGFYGPQGRQVRAPLAYPQLVDQLSSFRFQHHRITNFEMETSALYGLGRLLGHRCLSISTIVANRAAGTFSSDSQKAIERMITRFLECWLSRES; encoded by the coding sequence ATGATTGCATCATCCGAATTAATCCTCAACGAGCGCGGAGCCGTGTATCATCTGGATCTAAGGCCGGAAGAGATTGCGCATACCATCATCACTGTGGGCGATCCCGGCCGGGTGCCGGTAGTTTCTCGTCATTTTGATCGGATAGAAGTTCAGCGCAGCCATCGCGAATTTGTGACCCATACTGGGACCATTGGAAACCGGCGATTGACGGTGATTTCATCTGGTATTGGAACTGATAACATTGACATTGTGTTGAATGAACTGGATGCATTGGTAAATATTGATCTGCAACAGCGTACCCGAAAACCTGATCACACTTCTCTTCAGCTGTTCAGGCTGGGGACCTGTGGCGGCCTGCAGGCCGATGTGCCCACTGATGCACTGGTGATTTCCACCCATGGATTAGGGCTCGATAACCTCATGCATTATTATGCCTTGGCCTATTCTGACGAGGAACAGGAGCTGATCCGGGCATTTATATCGCACGCAGGCTGGGATCATGCACCTTTGAAACCCTATCTGGTAGCTGCTGATCCGGATCTGCTGAAAAGCTTTACTTCGGAACCTCATCAGCTCTCGCCTTACCATGGCATTACTGCCAGCTGCCCTGGCTTTTACGGGCCGCAAGGCCGGCAGGTAAGGGCTCCGCTGGCCTACCCCCAACTGGTCGATCAACTTTCCAGCTTTCGCTTTCAGCATCACCGCATCACTAATTTCGAGATGGAAACCTCGGCTCTGTACGGATTGGGACGATTGCTGGGTCATCGCTGCCTGTCCATCAGCACCATTGTCGCTAACCGGGCAGCCGGCACCTTCAGCTCAGATTCGCAAAAAGCAATTGAACGGATGATTACCCGGTTTCTGGAATGCTGGCTGAGCAGGGAATCATGA